In the genome of Planctomyces sp. SH-PL62, the window GTCGCGTCCGGGTTAGGTGCCGACTTCCACTCGATGCAGAGCCGCGGAGGATGGTTGCCAAAATCGGCGGCTTTCGTCATATATGGATAGGCTTGGGTGTCCCCCTCACGGATGGGGCTCCCGCCCTCCTCTCCACTCAATCAACGTCGCTTTGGATCATGTCGTCTTTCAGTCACGCGCCCTCCTCGTGAGGGCCTGCGCGGAGCCTTCTTCGATGCGAGCCATCTTGCTGGTTTCGTGGGTGCTGGGCGTATGGACCGTGTATGTCCAGGGCGGGGAAGGTGATCCGTTCCCGGAGGAGCGGCGGACTTCGATGACGTCGTCGAGGGTCGTCGGGTCGCCCGAGCCGCCGCTCCCGTTTCGCACGGAGAAGGCGTTCCCGAATCTGGTGGTGGAGCAGGCCCTGACGTTCGAGCGCGAACCTGGGGCGGACGCCTACCTGATCCTCCAGCATCTCGGCGGTTGGGCGCCGCCGGGGCGACTACTGCGCGCGGCCGATCGCCCCGACGTGGACCGCTTCGACGTGCTGCTGGACTTCGGTCCCGAGACGATCGCCTACGGCCTGGACTTCCACCCGAGCTATGCGGAGAACGGCCTGCTGTTCGTCGGCGTGAACACCCGAAAGGCCGACGACGTCCACGTCACCCGCGTGGTCCGCTACACGGTCGATCGCAGGCCCCCGTTCGCGATCGATCCCGCGAGCGCGCTGACGATCATCGAGTGGGAGTCGAACGGGCACAACGGCGGCGACGTGGCCTTCGGCGGCGACGGCCTGCTCTATGTCAGCTCGGGCGACGGCACGGCCGATTCCGACCTCGACGATCGAGGGCAGGACCTGACCCACCTGACCGCGAAGATCCTGCGAATCGACGTTGACCGCCCGGCCCCCGGCGCGGCCTACGCCACTCCACCGGGCAACCCGTTCGTGCACATCCCCGGCGCGCGGCCCGAGACCTGGGCGATCGGCCTGCGCAACCCCTGGCGGCTCTCGTACGACAAGGCCACCGATCAGCTCTGGACCGGCGTGAACGGCCAGGACCTCTGGGAGACCGCCAACCTCGTCGAGCGCGGGGCGAACTACGGCTGGAGCGCCACCGAGGGGAGCCGCCCGTTCCTCGCCGACCGCAAGCTGGCCCACGCGCCCTTGACCCCGCCGACCGTCGAGCACCACCACGCCGAGGCCCGCTCGCTGACCGGCGGCCTGGTCTACCACGGCGCGAAGCATCCCGAATTGAAAGGCGCTTATATCTACGGGGATTACTCGACCGGCAAGGTCTGGGCGGTAAAGGTCGAGGGGGGGCGCAAGGTCTTCCACCGCGAGATCGCCGACACGCCGTTCCAGCTCACGGGCTTCGGGCTGGATTCGGCCGGCGAGCTGATCCTGATCGACCACCGGACCGCCTTCCACCGCCTCGTCCCATCGCCGCCGGAAGACGTCGAGGCCGCCTCGCGATTCCCCCGCAAGCTCAGCGAGACCGGCCTGTTCGCCTCGACGCCCGCCCGCACCCCCGCGCCGGGCGCCGTCCCCTACGACGTGAACTCGCCCCTCTGGTCGGACGGCGCGCTCAAGGAGCGGTTTCTGGTGGTGCCGGGCCTGGAGAAGATCGAGTACGCGGAGACGAACGGCTGGACCTTCCCCGACCGTACGGTGCTGGTGAAGACCTTCCTGTACGACCTGTCCGGCGACGGTCGCGACATCCCCGCGCCCGTCGAGACCCGCCTGCTGGTGAAGGAGCAAGGCGAGTGGGTCGGCTACACTTACGCCTGGAACGACGAGCGCACCGACGCCGCCCTCGTCGACAAGTCGGGAC includes:
- a CDS encoding PQQ-dependent sugar dehydrogenase translates to MRAILLVSWVLGVWTVYVQGGEGDPFPEERRTSMTSSRVVGSPEPPLPFRTEKAFPNLVVEQALTFEREPGADAYLILQHLGGWAPPGRLLRAADRPDVDRFDVLLDFGPETIAYGLDFHPSYAENGLLFVGVNTRKADDVHVTRVVRYTVDRRPPFAIDPASALTIIEWESNGHNGGDVAFGGDGLLYVSSGDGTADSDLDDRGQDLTHLTAKILRIDVDRPAPGAAYATPPGNPFVHIPGARPETWAIGLRNPWRLSYDKATDQLWTGVNGQDLWETANLVERGANYGWSATEGSRPFLADRKLAHAPLTPPTVEHHHAEARSLTGGLVYHGAKHPELKGAYIYGDYSTGKVWAVKVEGGRKVFHREIADTPFQLTGFGLDSAGELILIDHRTAFHRLVPSPPEDVEAASRFPRKLSETGLFASTPARTPAPGAVPYDVNSPLWSDGALKERFLVVPGLEKIEYAETNGWTFPDRTVLVKTFLYDLSGDGRDIPAPVETRLLVKEQGEWVGYTYAWNDERTDAALVDKSGLDRTFDVVAGNGGKRAQVWRYPSRAECMVCHSRASNFVLGPSTPQMNREYDHGSGPEDQIDRLQRLGYFANDPPARAERARLADPRDPAAPLDARARAYLHANCASCHVEAGGGNAAIDLSAGAPPHRLGIDMTPRQDALATPGAKILAPGDPDGSTLLSRMAFRGSGQMPPLATDQVDEDAVAMLREWIARLPGSGPPTAPR